One Alteromonas sp. KC3 DNA segment encodes these proteins:
- the serB gene encoding phosphoserine phosphatase SerB: protein MQSTIDTLLSAQTDDARHSASALVSFVSKQHSEVAFSHTLTIAGQALTGHLLAGALSALAHRFTPVSIAFHALHQQFGDDVVEVRGNLESVEREVLNKTLSGVSASFNIDVGVQGERPRLDTPGLLVMDMDSTVIAIECIDEIAKLAGVGEQVAEVTAKAMRGEIAFNDSLVHRVACLENVPVAHLAQIRDSIPLMPGIQVLLSTLKQHKWKLAIASGGFTYFADYLKERLGLDYAISNTLEISDGKLTGKVVGEIVNADVKARTVETLAREWSIPCSQTVAMGDGANDLVMMAQSALGVACHGKPLVNEKADVAIRVGSLHSMLYFLGS from the coding sequence GTGCAATCTACCATCGACACGCTGTTAAGTGCTCAAACTGATGATGCTCGCCATAGTGCTAGCGCGTTAGTCTCCTTTGTTTCAAAGCAACACTCTGAAGTCGCGTTTTCTCACACTTTAACCATCGCTGGTCAGGCCCTCACAGGCCATTTACTGGCAGGCGCTTTATCGGCTTTAGCACACCGTTTTACGCCAGTAAGTATTGCATTTCATGCGCTGCATCAACAGTTTGGAGATGACGTCGTAGAGGTAAGGGGAAACCTAGAGAGTGTTGAGCGTGAAGTCCTTAATAAAACCCTCTCAGGGGTCAGTGCATCATTTAACATTGATGTAGGTGTCCAAGGAGAGCGACCACGTCTTGATACGCCAGGTCTGTTGGTAATGGATATGGATAGCACGGTTATTGCTATAGAGTGTATTGATGAAATTGCAAAGCTAGCTGGTGTGGGGGAGCAGGTTGCTGAAGTTACCGCTAAGGCCATGCGCGGAGAAATAGCCTTTAATGATAGCTTGGTGCACCGGGTGGCTTGTCTTGAAAATGTGCCGGTAGCTCACCTCGCGCAAATTCGAGACAGCATTCCTCTTATGCCTGGCATTCAAGTGCTGTTATCAACTCTCAAGCAACATAAATGGAAACTTGCCATTGCTTCAGGAGGCTTTACCTATTTCGCAGATTACCTCAAAGAAAGGCTGGGACTTGATTATGCAATATCTAATACGTTGGAAATCAGTGACGGCAAGCTAACAGGTAAAGTAGTAGGGGAAATTGTTAATGCAGATGTCAAAGCGCGCACCGTAGAAACGTTGGCCCGTGAATGGTCTATCCCATGTAGTCAAACTGTGGCAATGGGAGATGGCGCAAACGATCTTGTTATGATGGCGCAATCAGCACTGGGTGTCGCATGCCATGGAAAACCACTTGTTAACGAAAAGGCTGATGTAGCAATCCGCGTGGGAAGTTTACACAGTATGCTGTACTTCTTAGGCTCTTAA
- a CDS encoding TatD family hydrolase: protein MIDSHCHLNLAPLADDIDNVIKGAALAGVERILAPGVTIASWQVLQKISEQYSHVVSIDTAIGLHPYFLSHSQHAEQVAAVGRDGTISYLISALEHACETMHSSVKAIGETGLDGHIQVPMPLQQNVLDAQLTIANDVALPVILHHRKSHHLLFEALKKTQPKYGGVVHAFSGSIDVAKRYIDRGLCLGIGGTITYERAKKTRDTVAYLVKHHLDSLLLETDSPDMPMQGRQGQPNLPRYIGDVIDTLTSITGVSAMVLKKQTTKNYQRVFLGERV, encoded by the coding sequence ATGATAGATAGTCATTGTCACCTTAATCTTGCCCCGCTGGCTGATGACATAGATAACGTTATCAAAGGGGCAGCACTTGCGGGAGTAGAGCGGATCCTTGCTCCTGGCGTGACGATAGCGTCATGGCAGGTGCTTCAGAAGATAAGTGAGCAGTACAGCCATGTTGTTTCCATCGATACCGCAATAGGCCTCCACCCCTATTTTTTGTCACACTCTCAACATGCCGAGCAAGTTGCTGCGGTGGGCCGAGACGGCACTATCTCGTATTTAATAAGTGCGCTGGAGCATGCATGTGAAACTATGCATTCGTCAGTTAAAGCGATAGGCGAAACGGGTTTAGATGGGCATATACAAGTGCCAATGCCTCTTCAGCAGAACGTGCTGGATGCGCAACTCACTATTGCCAATGACGTTGCCTTACCCGTTATTTTACATCACCGAAAAAGCCACCATTTATTGTTTGAAGCCCTTAAGAAAACACAGCCTAAATATGGTGGTGTTGTACATGCATTCTCAGGCAGTATAGATGTCGCTAAGCGTTATATTGACCGTGGGTTGTGCTTGGGTATAGGAGGCACTATTACGTACGAACGCGCCAAGAAAACGAGAGACACAGTCGCCTATCTCGTCAAGCACCACCTAGACTCGTTATTGCTTGAAACCGATTCGCCTGATATGCCGATGCAAGGTCGCCAAGGTCAGCCAAATTTACCTCGTTATATTGGAGATGTAATCGATACACTTACGTCGATTACAGGCGTAAGTGCTATGGTATTAAAGAAACAAACGACAAAGAATTACCAGCGGGTTTTTTTAGGTGAAAGGGTTTAG
- the pdxH gene encoding pyridoxamine 5'-phosphate oxidase, whose amino-acid sequence MAISDMRRQYSKGSLSESDLTSNPFLLFDKWLNDAIAAGIPDPTAMTVATVDATGQPSQRIVLLKDVSQKGFVFFTNLGSRKAQELAVNPKVSCHFPWFFMERQVRVCGTVEKLSVSENASYFFSRPKDSQLAAYASKQSKPISSRELLLTQFKQLKDKFANKELPVPDFWGGFRIVPHQIEFWQGGEDRLHDRFEYNRAADDTWTTQRLMP is encoded by the coding sequence ATGGCAATATCAGATATGCGCAGGCAGTACTCAAAAGGGTCTTTGAGTGAGTCAGATTTAACTTCTAATCCTTTTCTTTTATTCGATAAGTGGCTTAACGACGCCATCGCCGCAGGCATTCCAGATCCAACCGCGATGACGGTTGCAACGGTAGATGCAACTGGGCAGCCTTCGCAGCGTATTGTTTTACTCAAAGATGTGAGTCAAAAAGGATTCGTCTTCTTTACTAATTTGGGCAGTCGAAAAGCACAAGAGCTCGCGGTAAACCCTAAAGTCTCTTGCCATTTCCCTTGGTTTTTTATGGAACGTCAAGTTCGAGTGTGCGGCACGGTGGAAAAGCTGTCAGTGTCTGAGAATGCTAGCTACTTTTTCTCTCGCCCTAAAGACAGTCAACTTGCGGCTTATGCATCTAAACAAAGTAAGCCAATAAGTAGTCGCGAATTATTGCTTACCCAGTTCAAACAGCTAAAAGATAAGTTTGCTAACAAAGAGCTTCCAGTTCCAGACTTTTGGGGAGGCTTCAGAATAGTGCCACATCAAATAGAGTTTTGGCAGGGCGGAGAAGACAGGCTACACGATCGGTTTGAGTATAATAGAGCGGCCGACGACACCTGGACCACTCAGCGCTTGATGCCATAG
- the era gene encoding GTPase Era, with the protein MTTHNETESGALPDVQTRCGLVAIVGRPNVGKSTLLNRLLGQKVSITSRKPQTTRHRILGIDTDGDYQAIYVDTPGLHQDEKRAINRYMNRAASSSLAEVGLVLFVVEGDRFNSEDEMVLSKVKQSNLPCYLIVNKMDKVENKEAFMVHLQKLGEKHAFEHIIPVSAKQGKMIDGIRDLVAESLPKSEFFFPEDYITDRSSRFMAAEIIREKLMRFTGDELPYSTTVEIEQFKMAENGVYRISGLILVERETQKRMIIGKGGKHLKTIGEQARKDMENLFDNKVFLELWVKVKQGWADDERALRSLGYGDDSNF; encoded by the coding sequence ATGACAACGCATAATGAAACCGAGTCTGGTGCATTGCCTGATGTCCAAACACGTTGTGGTCTAGTGGCTATTGTTGGTCGTCCAAATGTGGGTAAATCAACACTTCTCAACCGACTTCTTGGTCAGAAGGTCAGTATTACCTCGCGCAAACCCCAAACAACGCGGCATCGCATTTTGGGAATTGATACCGACGGTGATTACCAAGCTATATATGTTGACACGCCCGGACTTCACCAAGACGAAAAACGTGCTATAAACCGTTACATGAACCGCGCAGCATCGAGCTCTTTGGCTGAAGTGGGCCTCGTGCTGTTCGTCGTGGAAGGCGATCGCTTTAACAGCGAAGATGAAATGGTACTGTCGAAGGTGAAGCAGTCAAATCTGCCTTGCTATCTTATTGTCAACAAGATGGACAAAGTAGAGAACAAAGAGGCCTTTATGGTGCACCTTCAAAAGCTGGGTGAAAAGCACGCTTTTGAGCACATTATTCCCGTTAGTGCCAAGCAAGGAAAAATGATCGATGGCATTCGCGATCTTGTGGCTGAATCGCTACCAAAAAGTGAATTCTTCTTCCCAGAAGACTATATAACCGACCGCTCAAGTCGATTTATGGCTGCTGAGATTATTCGAGAAAAACTCATGCGTTTCACAGGCGATGAATTGCCTTATTCAACGACAGTTGAAATTGAACAATTTAAGATGGCTGAAAATGGTGTTTATCGCATCAGTGGTCTTATTTTGGTTGAGCGGGAAACACAAAAGCGCATGATCATTGGTAAGGGTGGCAAGCACCTTAAAACTATCGGTGAACAAGCGCGAAAAGATATGGAAAACTTGTTTGATAACAAAGTTTTCTTAGAGTTGTGGGTTAAAGTGAAGCAAGGGTGGGCTGATGACGAACGCGCGCTGCGCTCTCTTGGTTACGGTGACGACAGCAATTTCTAA